The Arthrobacter sp. NicSoilC5 genome has a window encoding:
- a CDS encoding polyphenol oxidase family protein, whose amino-acid sequence MFHWRADILPGVSAAFTDAGAGNLALHVGDDPASVQERRSRLEESIAAAPGSLRFMNQVHGNTVAIMEAGSPAPEADAMVSRGLPLAVMVADCIPVLLAGESAHGPVLAAVHAGRPGIANGVLPAAVDGMKSLGASRIRAWLGPSICGSCYEVPAALREEVSALVPETRSTTAWGTPGLDLPAGARAQLEASGVEVEYAGSCTLETETLYSYRRDRNTGRFAGLVWCHD is encoded by the coding sequence TTGTTCCATTGGCGTGCCGACATCCTCCCGGGGGTGTCGGCCGCATTTACCGATGCGGGGGCGGGAAACCTCGCCCTGCACGTGGGGGACGATCCCGCCTCGGTCCAGGAGCGCCGGTCGCGCCTGGAAGAGTCCATCGCGGCGGCGCCCGGCTCGCTGCGCTTCATGAACCAGGTCCACGGCAACACCGTGGCGATCATGGAGGCCGGGTCACCTGCCCCTGAGGCCGATGCCATGGTGTCCCGTGGGCTGCCCCTGGCGGTCATGGTGGCGGACTGCATTCCGGTGCTGCTGGCGGGGGAGTCCGCACACGGGCCCGTCCTTGCCGCCGTGCATGCCGGGCGCCCCGGCATCGCAAACGGTGTCCTCCCGGCTGCCGTGGACGGCATGAAGTCGCTGGGTGCGTCCCGGATCCGTGCCTGGCTGGGACCATCGATCTGCGGGTCCTGCTACGAAGTCCCCGCAGCCCTGCGCGAGGAGGTGTCGGCCCTGGTTCCGGAGACGCGGAGCACCACCGCCTGGGGAACACCGGGGCTGGACCTTCCCGCCGGCGCACGCGCCCAGCTGGAGGCTTCCGGCGTCGAGGTGGAGTACGCCGGTTCGTGCACGCTGGAGACGGAAACGCTCTATTCGTACCGGCGGGACCGGAACACGGGCCGCTTCGCCGGCCTGGTCTGGTGCCATGACTGA
- a CDS encoding YggS family pyridoxal phosphate-dependent enzyme, with amino-acid sequence MTERPGSGQGSDPRSAELAERLAVVRKRIADAAGTAGRSDRPPSLIVVTKFHPAEDIRRLAALGITDVGENRDQEAAAKALELADLDLTWHFVGQLQTKKAKSVARYAAAVHSVDRPQLVDALAKAVRNEMDSNGRSPLDCFIQVSLEEREHDGDGGTHRGGAVPADVHLLAERIAAADSLNLAGVMAVAPLGAPPEPAFEKLAGISARLVAAYPGATGISAGMSQDLEAAIRFGATHLRIGSDILGSRPAVG; translated from the coding sequence ATGACTGAGCGGCCGGGCAGCGGGCAGGGAAGTGATCCCCGCAGCGCGGAACTCGCCGAACGGCTCGCCGTGGTGCGGAAGCGGATCGCCGATGCCGCCGGCACCGCCGGCCGCAGTGACCGTCCGCCCTCGCTGATCGTGGTCACCAAGTTCCACCCGGCAGAGGACATCCGGCGCCTGGCCGCCCTCGGAATCACCGACGTCGGCGAGAACCGGGACCAGGAGGCTGCTGCCAAGGCGCTGGAGCTCGCCGATCTGGACCTGACCTGGCACTTCGTTGGCCAGCTGCAGACAAAGAAGGCCAAATCCGTGGCGCGCTACGCGGCCGCGGTCCACTCTGTGGACCGGCCGCAGCTCGTGGATGCGCTGGCAAAGGCTGTGCGGAACGAGATGGACTCCAACGGCCGGTCCCCGCTGGACTGCTTCATCCAGGTCAGCCTTGAGGAAAGAGAACACGACGGTGACGGCGGCACGCACCGTGGCGGGGCAGTCCCCGCCGACGTGCACCTCCTGGCAGAGCGGATCGCCGCGGCTGACAGCCTGAACCTGGCCGGCGTCATGGCTGTTGCGCCGCTGGGAGCGCCGCCTGAACCGGCGTTCGAAAAGCTCGCCGGGATTTCCGCCCGGCTGGTCGCAGCGTACCCCGGAGCCACCGGCATCTCGGCAGGCATGAGCCAGGACCTGGAGGCGGCCATCAGGTTCGGGGCGACACACCTGCGAATCGGTTCCGATATTCTCGGTTCCCGTCCTGCCGTGGGGTAG
- the sepF gene encoding cell division protein SepF, which produces MAGALRKTMIYLGLADGDEHYESEQQTTRKDEDEPMEVDREERRAPAPVREVSREASYAPEEEYRAPVTPIKRAASSREENTGLRQITTIHPRSYNDAKLIGESFRDGIPVIMNVTDMGEADAKRLVDFSAGLVFGLRGSIERVTNKVFLLSPSYVEVIGDDKKASDTQASFFNQS; this is translated from the coding sequence ATGGCCGGCGCTCTGCGCAAGACAATGATCTATCTTGGGCTCGCCGACGGCGATGAGCATTACGAGTCCGAGCAACAGACCACACGTAAGGATGAGGACGAACCGATGGAAGTTGACCGCGAGGAACGCCGTGCTCCGGCGCCGGTCCGCGAAGTCAGCCGCGAGGCGTCCTACGCCCCTGAAGAGGAATACCGCGCCCCTGTGACCCCCATTAAGCGTGCGGCCTCGAGCCGCGAAGAGAACACCGGTCTGCGCCAGATCACCACCATCCACCCCCGCTCCTACAACGATGCCAAGCTCATCGGCGAGAGCTTCCGGGACGGCATCCCGGTGATCATGAACGTCACGGACATGGGCGAGGCCGATGCCAAGCGCCTGGTCGACTTCTCGGCAGGGCTCGTCTTTGGCCTGCGGGGAAGCATTGAACGGGTCACCAACAAGGTGTTCCTGCTCTCACCGTCCTACGTCGAAGTGATCGGTGACGACAAGAAGGCCAGCGATACGCAGGCCAGCTTCTTCAACCAGAGCTAA
- a CDS encoding YggT family protein → MGIVFGLLYLALLLFFVALIIRLVFDWVQMFAREWRPRGAALVVAHAVYSITDPPLKGLRRLIPPLRLGGVSLDLGFLILFIGVSIAMSVTRGLA, encoded by the coding sequence ATGGGAATTGTTTTCGGACTTCTCTATCTCGCCCTGCTGCTGTTCTTTGTGGCCCTCATCATCCGCCTGGTCTTCGACTGGGTACAGATGTTTGCGCGGGAGTGGCGGCCGCGGGGCGCGGCCCTGGTGGTGGCCCACGCCGTCTACTCCATCACGGACCCGCCACTGAAGGGGCTGCGGCGGCTGATTCCGCCACTCCGCCTCGGCGGCGTCTCCCTGGACCTGGGCTTCCTGATCCTGTTCATCGGCGTCAGTATCGCGATGAGCGTCACCAGGGGACTGGCCTGA
- a CDS encoding DivIVA domain-containing protein, with protein sequence MALTPEDVVNKRFQPTKFREGYDQDEVDDFLDEIVVELRRLNQENDELRKKLAEAGSSVPASSAAAPVVEKVPAPVKADKDEAREKAEAEAKAAEASKKKDVQPAAPAAAAPVAQAPAATASAESAAGLLAMAQQMHDRHVADGQAQKDKIIAEAQIEASSLVNDAQEKSRKILGALEQQRSVLERKVEQLRGFERDYRSRLKAYIEGQLRDLDARGSVATPEVSEAN encoded by the coding sequence ATGGCTTTGACGCCAGAAGACGTTGTCAACAAGCGCTTTCAGCCCACCAAGTTCCGCGAGGGCTATGACCAGGACGAGGTTGACGACTTCCTGGACGAAATCGTCGTTGAACTCCGCCGCCTGAACCAGGAAAACGACGAGCTCCGCAAGAAGCTCGCCGAAGCAGGTTCCAGCGTTCCGGCAAGCTCAGCTGCCGCCCCCGTGGTGGAGAAGGTCCCCGCGCCGGTCAAGGCCGACAAGGACGAAGCCCGCGAGAAGGCTGAAGCCGAAGCGAAGGCTGCCGAAGCCAGCAAGAAGAAGGACGTCCAGCCGGCCGCTCCGGCCGCCGCCGCCCCCGTTGCACAGGCTCCCGCCGCTACTGCATCCGCCGAGTCCGCTGCCGGCCTGCTGGCCATGGCACAGCAGATGCACGACCGCCACGTCGCCGACGGCCAGGCCCAGAAGGACAAGATCATCGCCGAGGCGCAGATTGAAGCCAGCAGCCTCGTCAACGATGCCCAGGAAAAGTCCCGCAAGATCCTCGGCGCCCTGGAGCAGCAGCGCTCCGTCCTGGAACGCAAGGTGGAGCAGCTCCGCGGCTTCGAACGCGACTACCGCTCACGCCTGAAGGCCTACATCGAAGGCCAGCTCCGCGACCTGGATGCCCGCGGCTCCGTCGCTACGCCGGAAGTCAGCGAAGCCAACTAA
- the lspA gene encoding signal peptidase II, whose product MTDELAADAARPVPPSPRPRRAVLLSLFAGFAVFAYVLDQLTKLWVTSTMVEGERIPVLPPLLHWYFIRNSGAAFSIGENVTWVFSIIMAGVAVAILFQVRRLGSAWWSLALGLLLGGALGNLTDRLFREPSFGMGHVVDFIQLPNFAIFNIADSAVVSAVAIICILTIRGIALDGTRLGSAHKDKPGHD is encoded by the coding sequence ATGACTGACGAACTTGCCGCCGACGCGGCACGCCCTGTCCCACCCTCGCCGCGCCCCCGCCGGGCGGTGCTGCTGTCCCTGTTCGCGGGGTTCGCGGTCTTCGCCTACGTCCTGGACCAGCTGACCAAGCTGTGGGTCACCTCCACCATGGTGGAAGGGGAACGGATCCCGGTGCTGCCGCCCCTGCTCCACTGGTACTTCATCCGGAACTCCGGCGCCGCGTTCTCCATCGGTGAGAACGTCACCTGGGTGTTTTCCATCATCATGGCCGGCGTGGCTGTCGCCATCCTTTTCCAGGTCCGCCGGCTGGGCTCCGCCTGGTGGTCCCTGGCCCTGGGCCTGCTGCTCGGCGGGGCGCTGGGGAACCTCACGGACCGGCTCTTCCGTGAGCCCTCCTTCGGCATGGGACACGTGGTGGACTTCATCCAGCTTCCCAATTTCGCCATCTTCAACATTGCCGACTCCGCGGTGGTGTCCGCCGTCGCCATTATCTGCATCCTGACCATCCGCGGGATCGCCCTGGACGGAACACGGCTGGGGAGCGCACACAAGGACAAGCCTGGCCATGACTGA
- a CDS encoding RluA family pseudouridine synthase, whose amino-acid sequence MTDRIVVAEEYAGARADAGLAGLLGVSRSVAASLLADGHVLNRGKALGKSAKLVAGDTLEVTVPERRDPLEVVEEVVEGLNILLDDDDFVVVDKPVGVAAHPSPGWVGPTVVGGLAAAGYRISTSGAPERAGIVHRLDVGTSGVMVVAKSERAYTALKRAFKERTVDKVYHAVVQGLPDPLTGTIDAPIGRHPGHDWRFAVIEDGRPSVTHYEVLEAFGKASLVEVHLETGRTHQIRVHFSALRHPCAGDLTYGADPRLAANLGLTRQWLHARQLAFDHPVTGERVTVTSEYPQDLSYALEVLESGQA is encoded by the coding sequence ATGACTGACCGCATCGTCGTCGCCGAAGAATACGCCGGCGCGCGGGCGGACGCCGGCCTGGCCGGCCTCCTGGGCGTGTCCCGTTCTGTCGCCGCATCCCTTCTCGCGGACGGCCACGTCCTCAACCGGGGCAAGGCCCTGGGCAAGTCGGCAAAACTCGTGGCCGGGGACACCCTCGAGGTCACCGTCCCGGAACGGCGGGACCCGCTTGAAGTCGTGGAGGAAGTTGTGGAAGGCCTGAATATCCTGCTCGACGACGATGATTTCGTCGTCGTCGACAAACCCGTCGGCGTGGCAGCCCATCCCTCACCGGGCTGGGTGGGGCCCACCGTGGTGGGCGGCCTTGCCGCTGCCGGCTACCGGATCTCCACGTCAGGCGCCCCCGAGCGGGCAGGCATCGTCCACCGGCTCGACGTCGGGACCTCCGGCGTGATGGTGGTGGCCAAATCCGAGCGCGCCTACACCGCCCTCAAGCGCGCCTTCAAGGAGCGCACGGTGGACAAGGTCTACCACGCGGTGGTGCAGGGCCTTCCCGATCCCCTGACGGGCACCATCGATGCCCCCATCGGCCGCCACCCCGGGCACGACTGGCGTTTCGCCGTCATCGAGGACGGGCGCCCCTCCGTGACCCACTACGAAGTCCTGGAGGCCTTCGGCAAGGCCAGCCTGGTGGAAGTCCACCTTGAAACCGGCCGCACGCACCAGATCCGGGTCCATTTCTCCGCGCTCCGCCACCCCTGCGCCGGCGACCTCACCTACGGCGCCGATCCCCGCCTGGCCGCCAACCTGGGGCTCACGCGGCAGTGGCTGCACGCCCGTCAACTGGCCTTTGACCACCCCGTGACGGGGGAGCGCGTTACGGTCACCAGCGAGTACCCGCAGGACCTTTCCTACGCCCTGGAAGTGCTGGAGTCGGGCCAGGCCTGA
- the dnaE gene encoding DNA polymerase III subunit alpha encodes MSSSNDSFVHLHTHTEYSMLDGAARLGELFDETERLGMPALATTDHGYLFGAFDFWRKATDKGIKPIIGVEAYVTPGTARTDKERVRWGDESQRKDDVSGGGSYTHMTLLSYNNVGMRNLFRASSIASLDSVFGKWPRLDRELLNTYSEGLIATTGCPSGEVQTRLRLGQYREALEAAAEFRDIFGAENYFCELMDHGLDIERRVTGDLLRLAKDLNLPLVATNDLHYTHEHDAKAHEALLAIQSGSTLLEPTYDNGGSRFAFSGSGYYLKSPQEMRELFRDHPEACDNTLLIAERCEVSFNTDANFMPRFPCPPGEDETSWLVKEVDKGLQYRYPGGIPDEVRKQADYELGVITSMGFPGYFLVVADFINWAKNNGIRVGPGRGSGAGSMVAYAMRITDLDPLRHGLIFERFLNPDRVSMPDFDVDFDDRRRSEVIDYVTRKYGDERVAMIVTYGTIKTKQALKDSSRVLGYPFSMGETLTKALPPAVMAKDIPLADIQNPESKRYSEAGDFRQLIATDPEAAKVFETALGIEGLKRQWGVHAAGVIMSSDPIIDVIPIMRRFQDGQVITQFDYPTSEGLGLIKMDFLGLRNLTIISDALENIKMNRGIDLDLENLELDDAPSYELLARGDTLGVFQLDGGPMRSLLKLMKPDNFEDISAVLALYRPGPMGANAHTDYALRKNGIQEVIPIHPELEEPLKEILGGTYGLIVYQEQVMAVAQKLAGYSLGQADILRRAMGKKKKSELDKQFAGFSQGMQDNGYSMEAVKTLWDILLPFSDYAFNKAHSAAYGVISYWTAYLKAHYAPEYMAALLTSVGDDKDKSAIYLNECRRMGITVLPPDVNESALNFTPVGNDIRFGMGAIRNVGVNAVEAMVAARESEGAFTSFKDYLMKVPAVVCNKRTIESLIKSGAFDSLGHHRRALAMIHEEAIDSVITLKRNEAIGQFDLFAGFEDAGAESSSLSIEIPDLPEWEKKDKLSFERDMLGLYVSDHPLQGLEGLLAQHAEMSITSIIGEDGPQDGAIITIAGMITSLSRRIAKASGNAYARAEVEDLGGSIEVMFFGQVYGPIASVLAEDLIVVVKGRLQKRDDGAITLNCMELSVPDLSEGLHGPLVITMPTHKATEAVVTELGDVLRTHRGNSEVRLHLQGDTRTEIMGLPVHLRVNPSPSLFGDLKVLLGPACLDA; translated from the coding sequence GTGAGTTCCAGCAATGATTCGTTTGTCCACCTGCACACCCACACCGAATATTCCATGCTGGATGGAGCGGCCCGCCTGGGGGAGCTGTTCGATGAGACCGAACGCCTTGGCATGCCGGCCCTCGCCACCACAGACCACGGCTACCTGTTCGGCGCGTTCGATTTCTGGCGCAAAGCCACGGACAAGGGCATCAAGCCGATCATCGGCGTCGAAGCCTATGTGACGCCCGGTACTGCCCGGACGGACAAGGAACGCGTGCGCTGGGGCGATGAATCCCAGCGCAAGGACGACGTCTCCGGCGGTGGGTCCTACACCCACATGACCCTCCTGAGCTACAACAACGTGGGCATGCGGAACCTCTTCCGGGCCTCCTCCATCGCCTCACTCGACTCGGTCTTCGGCAAGTGGCCGCGGCTGGACCGGGAACTGCTTAACACGTACTCAGAGGGACTCATCGCCACCACGGGCTGCCCTTCCGGCGAGGTCCAGACCCGGCTCCGGCTCGGCCAGTACCGCGAAGCACTCGAGGCGGCGGCCGAGTTCCGCGACATCTTTGGCGCGGAGAACTACTTCTGCGAACTGATGGACCACGGGCTGGACATCGAACGCCGGGTCACCGGCGACCTGCTGCGGCTCGCCAAGGACCTGAACCTGCCCCTGGTGGCCACGAACGACCTCCACTACACGCACGAGCACGACGCCAAGGCGCACGAGGCCCTGCTGGCCATCCAGTCCGGCTCCACGCTGCTGGAACCCACCTATGACAACGGCGGCTCCCGGTTCGCGTTCTCCGGCAGCGGCTACTACCTGAAGTCCCCGCAGGAGATGCGGGAGCTCTTCCGCGACCACCCGGAGGCGTGCGACAACACCCTGCTGATCGCCGAACGCTGCGAAGTGTCCTTCAACACCGACGCCAACTTCATGCCGCGGTTCCCCTGCCCGCCCGGCGAGGACGAGACCTCCTGGCTGGTCAAGGAAGTGGACAAGGGCCTGCAGTACCGCTACCCGGGCGGCATCCCGGATGAAGTCCGCAAGCAGGCCGACTACGAGCTCGGCGTCATCACCTCCATGGGTTTCCCCGGCTACTTCCTGGTGGTTGCCGACTTCATCAACTGGGCGAAGAACAACGGCATCCGGGTGGGCCCCGGGCGTGGTTCGGGTGCAGGCTCCATGGTGGCCTACGCCATGCGCATCACCGACCTCGACCCCCTGCGCCACGGGCTGATCTTTGAACGGTTCCTCAACCCGGACCGCGTCTCCATGCCCGACTTCGACGTCGACTTCGATGACCGGCGCCGCTCGGAAGTCATCGACTACGTCACCCGCAAGTACGGTGACGAGCGCGTCGCGATGATCGTCACCTACGGCACCATCAAGACCAAACAGGCCCTCAAGGACTCCTCCCGCGTCCTGGGCTACCCGTTCAGCATGGGCGAGACGCTGACCAAGGCCCTGCCGCCGGCCGTGATGGCCAAGGACATTCCCCTGGCGGACATCCAGAATCCGGAGTCCAAGCGCTACAGCGAAGCAGGGGACTTCCGGCAGCTGATCGCCACCGACCCCGAAGCCGCCAAGGTCTTCGAAACGGCCCTGGGCATCGAAGGCCTGAAGCGCCAGTGGGGCGTGCACGCCGCCGGCGTCATCATGTCCTCGGACCCCATCATCGACGTCATCCCCATCATGCGCCGCTTCCAGGACGGCCAGGTGATCACCCAGTTCGACTACCCGACGTCCGAGGGCCTGGGCCTGATCAAGATGGACTTCCTGGGCCTGCGGAACCTGACGATCATTTCCGATGCCCTCGAGAACATCAAGATGAACCGCGGCATCGACCTGGACCTTGAAAACCTTGAGCTGGACGATGCCCCGTCCTACGAGCTCCTGGCCCGCGGCGACACCCTGGGCGTGTTCCAGCTCGACGGCGGTCCCATGCGGTCGCTGCTCAAGCTCATGAAGCCTGACAACTTCGAAGACATCTCCGCCGTCCTGGCGCTCTACCGTCCGGGTCCCATGGGCGCCAACGCCCACACCGACTATGCGCTGCGCAAGAACGGGATCCAGGAAGTCATCCCCATCCACCCGGAGCTGGAGGAGCCCCTCAAGGAAATCCTCGGTGGGACCTATGGCCTGATCGTGTACCAGGAGCAGGTCATGGCCGTGGCGCAGAAGCTGGCCGGCTACTCGCTGGGCCAGGCAGACATCCTCCGCCGCGCCATGGGCAAGAAGAAGAAATCCGAGCTGGACAAGCAGTTCGCCGGCTTCTCCCAGGGCATGCAGGACAACGGCTACTCCATGGAGGCCGTCAAGACCCTCTGGGACATCCTGCTGCCCTTCTCCGACTACGCCTTCAATAAAGCCCACTCGGCCGCCTATGGCGTGATCTCGTACTGGACCGCCTACCTCAAGGCCCACTACGCCCCTGAATACATGGCGGCGCTGCTGACCTCGGTGGGCGATGACAAGGACAAGTCGGCCATCTACCTCAACGAGTGCCGGCGCATGGGCATCACCGTGCTTCCGCCGGACGTCAACGAGTCCGCCCTGAACTTCACTCCGGTGGGCAACGACATCCGCTTCGGCATGGGCGCCATCCGCAACGTGGGCGTCAACGCCGTGGAAGCCATGGTGGCAGCCCGCGAAAGCGAGGGAGCGTTCACCTCCTTCAAGGACTACCTGATGAAGGTCCCGGCCGTGGTCTGCAACAAGCGGACCATCGAGTCCCTGATCAAATCCGGCGCGTTCGACTCGCTGGGCCACCACCGCCGCGCCCTGGCGATGATCCACGAAGAGGCCATCGACTCCGTCATCACCCTCAAGCGCAACGAGGCCATCGGCCAGTTCGACCTCTTCGCCGGTTTCGAAGACGCCGGGGCGGAATCGTCCTCCCTGAGCATCGAGATCCCGGACCTGCCCGAGTGGGAAAAGAAGGACAAGCTCTCCTTCGAACGGGACATGCTGGGCCTGTACGTATCGGACCATCCGCTGCAGGGCCTGGAGGGACTCCTGGCCCAGCATGCAGAGATGAGCATTACCTCCATCATCGGCGAGGACGGGCCGCAGGACGGAGCGATCATCACGATCGCCGGCATGATCACGTCCCTGAGCCGCCGCATCGCAAAAGCCAGCGGCAATGCCTACGCCCGGGCCGAGGTGGAAGACCTGGGCGGCTCGATCGAAGTCATGTTCTTCGGGCAGGTCTATGGGCCGATCGCCTCCGTACTGGCGGAGGACCTGATCGTGGTGGTCAAGGGCCGGCTGCAGAAGCGCGACGACGGCGCCATCACGCTCAACTGCATGGAGCTTTCCGTTCCGGACCTGAGCGAAGGGCTGCACGGGCCCCTGGTCATCACCATGCCCACCCACAAGGCCACCGAGGCCGTGGTCACGGAACTTGGCGACGTGCTGCGCACCCACCGCGGCAACTCGGAGGTCAGGCTCCACCTGCAGGGCGATACCCGCACCGAAATCATGGGCCTGCCCGTCCACCTTCGGGTGAACCCCAGCCCGTCGCTGTTCGGCGACCTGAAGGTCCTGCTGGGCCCGGCCTGCCTGGACGCCTGA
- a CDS encoding flavin reductase family protein, whose amino-acid sequence MTDNSEPFEQTFREMFRRHAAGVAIITVNYQDEPYGFTATSVASLSAKPPRFTFNMARSSRSWPAVANTQYLGVHMLGLENQELAARFARPGNRFEGNHWEIGPHGVPILKDVAGWLIGEIQMRLSFENNAVVVVQVVDGQVGGEGSPLLYHGGAYGQPVPLDYEI is encoded by the coding sequence GTGACCGACAACAGCGAGCCGTTCGAGCAGACGTTCAGGGAGATGTTCCGCCGGCATGCCGCGGGCGTCGCCATTATCACCGTGAATTACCAGGATGAGCCCTACGGCTTCACGGCAACCTCCGTGGCGTCCCTGTCGGCGAAGCCGCCGCGCTTCACGTTCAACATGGCGCGCAGCTCCAGGTCCTGGCCCGCCGTGGCCAACACCCAGTACCTGGGGGTGCACATGCTGGGGCTGGAGAACCAGGAGCTGGCGGCCCGCTTTGCCCGCCCCGGCAACCGCTTCGAAGGCAACCATTGGGAGATCGGCCCGCACGGGGTGCCCATCCTCAAGGATGTTGCCGGCTGGCTGATCGGCGAGATCCAGATGCGGCTCTCGTTCGAGAACAACGCCGTGGTGGTGGTCCAGGTAGTGGACGGCCAGGTGGGCGGCGAAGGATCGCCGCTGCTGTACCACGGCGGCGCCTATGGGCAGCCGGTGCCGCTGGACTACGAGATCTGA
- the hisD gene encoding histidinol dehydrogenase codes for MTTSPEFPAPVTAAVEFRTIDLRGRHLSLPALRAAVPRAKGQTVADAEEKVLQIISAVRERGFAALAELAERFDGVAQEHPLVPGEALAAALDQLDPAVRAALEESISRARKFADGQRPRNVDVELGDGAVVSQNWVPVARVGLYVPGGLAVYPSSVIMNVVPALAAGVESIALASPPQKEFGGLPHPTILAAAALLGITEVYAIGGAQAIAAFAYGVEATEAGPALEPVDVVTGPGNIFVATAKRLVKGVVGIDSEAGTTEIAILADDSAQPALVAADLLSQAEHDPKAASVLITDSEELAAAVRAELALQAAATKHSARVQEALSGPQSGVVLVDGLEQGIAACDAYAAEHLEIMTRDAAAVAARIRNAGAIFVGDYSPVSLGDYCAGSNHVLPTSGTAAFSSGLNVTTFLRAIQVVNYSREALAEVSGHIVSLSRAEDLPAHGDAVTARFPGDR; via the coding sequence GTGACCACATCCCCGGAGTTTCCCGCCCCCGTGACCGCCGCCGTCGAGTTCCGCACCATTGACCTTCGGGGCCGCCACCTGAGCCTTCCGGCACTGCGCGCCGCGGTGCCACGCGCCAAGGGACAGACCGTGGCGGACGCCGAGGAAAAGGTCCTGCAGATCATTTCCGCCGTCCGGGAGCGCGGCTTCGCGGCGCTGGCCGAGCTGGCCGAACGGTTCGACGGCGTGGCGCAGGAGCACCCGCTGGTCCCCGGGGAGGCACTCGCCGCAGCGCTGGACCAGCTGGATCCGGCCGTGCGGGCTGCCTTGGAGGAATCCATCAGCCGGGCCCGGAAGTTCGCGGACGGGCAGCGCCCGCGCAATGTCGACGTCGAACTGGGCGACGGCGCCGTGGTCAGCCAGAACTGGGTTCCGGTGGCCCGCGTGGGGCTGTACGTTCCCGGCGGCCTTGCCGTGTACCCGTCATCGGTGATCATGAACGTCGTGCCCGCGCTGGCGGCGGGCGTGGAGTCCATCGCCCTCGCGTCGCCGCCCCAGAAGGAGTTCGGCGGGCTGCCCCACCCCACCATCCTGGCGGCGGCGGCGCTGCTGGGCATCACTGAGGTTTACGCCATCGGCGGGGCCCAGGCCATTGCCGCCTTCGCTTACGGCGTCGAAGCGACGGAGGCAGGTCCGGCCCTGGAGCCCGTGGACGTGGTCACCGGCCCCGGCAACATCTTCGTGGCCACGGCCAAACGCCTGGTTAAGGGCGTCGTCGGCATTGATTCCGAGGCAGGAACCACGGAGATCGCCATCCTGGCGGACGACTCCGCCCAGCCCGCCCTGGTTGCCGCCGACCTGCTCAGCCAGGCGGAGCACGATCCGAAGGCAGCGTCGGTCCTCATCACCGATTCCGAGGAGCTGGCCGCCGCCGTGCGTGCTGAACTGGCACTGCAGGCCGCCGCCACCAAGCACTCGGCCAGGGTGCAGGAGGCGCTGTCCGGCCCCCAGTCCGGCGTCGTGCTGGTGGACGGCCTCGAGCAGGGAATCGCCGCCTGTGACGCGTACGCAGCGGAGCACCTGGAAATCATGACCCGCGACGCTGCAGCCGTGGCCGCCCGCATCCGGAACGCGGGCGCGATCTTCGTGGGGGACTACAGCCCCGTCAGCCTTGGCGACTACTGCGCCGGCTCCAACCACGTGCTGCCCACCAGCGGTACGGCAGCCTTTTCCTCCGGGTTGAACGTGACCACCTTCCTGCGCGCCATCCAGGTGGTCAACTACAGCCGGGAAGCCCTGGCCGAGGTCAGCGGACACATCGTGAGCCTGTCCCGGGCCGAGGATCTTCCGGCCCACGGGGACGCGGTGACGGCCCGGTTCCCGGGCGACCGGTGA
- the nrdR gene encoding transcriptional regulator NrdR, with translation MYCPFCRNPDSRVVDSRMADDGSAIRRRRQCPECGRRFTTVETTSLSVIKRSGVGEPFSRSKVINGVRKACQGRPVSEDDLAMLAQEVEEQIRASGAAEIDAHEVGLVILGPLQKLDEVAYLRFASVYQAFESLEDFETAIALLRHEAGEGAKGAAKSSEKSPL, from the coding sequence ATGTACTGCCCGTTCTGCCGCAACCCTGATTCCCGCGTGGTGGACAGCCGGATGGCTGATGACGGCTCGGCAATCCGCAGGCGCCGGCAATGCCCGGAATGCGGCCGCCGGTTCACCACGGTGGAAACCACCAGCCTGTCCGTGATCAAACGTTCCGGCGTGGGCGAGCCCTTCAGCCGAAGCAAGGTCATCAACGGCGTGCGCAAGGCGTGCCAGGGGCGCCCCGTGAGCGAGGATGACCTCGCCATGCTGGCCCAGGAAGTCGAAGAGCAGATCCGTGCCTCGGGCGCCGCCGAAATCGATGCGCACGAGGTGGGCCTGGTGATCCTCGGGCCGCTGCAGAAACTCGACGAGGTAGCCTACCTTCGCTTCGCCAGCGTGTACCAGGCCTTTGAGTCCCTCGAGGACTTCGAGACTGCCATTGCCCTGCTCCGCCACGAGGCCGGGGAAGGCGCCAAGGGCGCAGCTAAGAGCTCCGAGAAGAGCCCCCTCTAA